One Thermococcus kodakarensis KOD1 genomic window carries:
- a CDS encoding DUF1667 domain-containing protein, which yields MIYRFTCIVCPLGCSIEVDVENGKVKEVKGCKCPRGMEWAIQEVTSPKRVVMSVVPVEGGALPTVSVKTAEPVPKEKIPELMKFLAKLKLKAPVSVGQVVAEWEGIKIVATRGA from the coding sequence ATGATATACCGCTTCACGTGCATTGTCTGCCCCCTCGGATGCTCCATTGAAGTTGACGTCGAAAACGGTAAGGTCAAGGAAGTAAAGGGTTGTAAATGCCCTAGGGGAATGGAGTGGGCAATTCAGGAAGTTACCAGTCCAAAAAGGGTCGTCATGAGCGTTGTCCCAGTTGAGGGCGGTGCCCTCCCGACGGTGAGCGTTAAAACAGCGGAGCCCGTTCCAAAGGAAAAGATACCAGAGCTGATGAAGTTCCTGGCAAAACTTAAGCTCAAGGCACCGGTGAGCGTTGGCCAAGTGGTTGCGGAGTGGGAAGGGATAAAAATAGTGGCCACGAGGGGCGCTTAG